Proteins co-encoded in one Juglans regia cultivar Chandler chromosome 16, Walnut 2.0, whole genome shotgun sequence genomic window:
- the LOC109003121 gene encoding remorin 1.4-like encodes MPPNEIQRKSSTIPVIPPTDPQEQSTTGSLMDETKADNWEKAEFDKIKNWYEKLESIIASWEEKRKAKAKRRLERTESEVARRRERTVKEYRNNIKYIDQSAEAAKVKAEKRRRNEELKAKEKANRIRTTGKDPNTGLCC; translated from the exons ATGCCACCAAATGAAATCCAAAGAAAGAGTTCAACAATACCTGTAATCCCACCAACTGACCCCCAAGAACAGAGTACAACGGGATCTTTAATGGACGAAACAAAAGCAGACAATTGGGAGAAAGCTGAGTTTGATAAGATAAAAAACTG GTATGAGAAGCTAGAATCCATAATAGCTTCCTGGGAGGAAAAGAGGAAGGCAAAAGCCAAAAGACGACTAGAAAGGACAGAG AGTGAAGTGGCAAGAAGAAGGGAAAGAACTGTAAAAGAATACAGAAACAACATCAAATACATTGATCAGTCTGCAGAAGCAGCAAAAGTGAAGGCAGAGAAAAGACGAAGGAATGAGGAGTTAAAAGCAAAAGAGAAGGCAAACAGAATTAGAACTACTGGGAAAGATCCTAATACGGGTTTATGCTGCTGA
- the LOC109003119 gene encoding probable leucine-rich repeat receptor-like protein kinase At1g35710, which produces MARLPLLALSTILISASLLNLALSKTLKRDVKALNEIKASLGWRVVYAWVGDDPCGDGDLPPWSGVTCSTQGDYRVVTELEVYAVSIVGPFPTAVTNLLDLTRLDLHNNKLTGPIPPQIGRLKRLKILNLRWNKLQDAIPPEIGELRSLTHLYLSFNNFKGEIPREFSNLPELRYLYLQENRLIGRIPPELGTLQNLRHLDVGNNHLVGTIRELIRIEGCFPALRNLYLNNNYLTGGIPAQLANLSNLEILYLSYNKMSGVIPSGLARIPKLTYLYLDHNQFTGRIPDAFYKHPFLKEMYIEGNAFRPGVNPIGFHKVLEVSDIEFIV; this is translated from the exons ATGGCGCGTTTACCTTTGCTTGCACTCTCTACGATTCTCATTTCCGCTTCGCTACTGAACCTCGCTCTCTCCAAAACCCTCAAACGGGATG TGAAAGCACTGAATGAAATCAAGGCGTCTCTGGGGTGGAGGGTGGTGTACGCATGGGTGGGAGACGATCCTTGTGGAGACGGCGATCTACCGCCCTGGTCTGGGGTCACCTGCTCCACTCAAGGCGATTACAGAGTGGTCACTGAATT GGAGGTTTACGCGGTGTCGATTGTGGGGCCTTTTCCTACTGCTGTGACCAATCTGTTGGATCTCACTAGGCT GGATCTACACAATAACAAGTTGACTGGACCAATTCCTCCTCAGATCGGACGGTTGAAGCGGCTTAAAATACT taATCTGAGGTGGAATAAACTACAAGATGCCATACCTCCTGAAATTGGTGAATTGAGGAGTCTAACTCATCT ATATTTAAGCTTCAATAACTTCAAAGGTGAAATTCCTAGGGAGTTTTCAAACCTTCCAGAGCTTCGCTATCTCTATCTGCAGGAAAATCGTTTGATTGGGCGAATTCCTCCAGAATTGGGAACTCTACAAAATCTTCGGCACCT GGATGTTGGCAACAATCATCTGGTGGGTACTATAAGGGAACTCATACGCATTGAGGGGTGCTTTCCAGCCCTTCGCAACCT ATATCTAAATAATAACTATTTAACGGGAGGAATACCTGCACAGCTTGCAAACTTGTCCAACTTGGAAATCTT GTACCTCTCCTACAATAAAATGTCTGGAGTAATACCATCTGGACTCGCTCGTATTCCTAAACTGACTTACTT GTACTTGGATCACAACCAGTTTACAGGGAGAATTCCTGATGCTTTCTATAAACACCCATTCTTGAAAGAAat GTACATTGAAGGAAATGCATTCCGCCCAGGCGTAAACCCAATAGGTTTTCACAAAGTCCTTGAGGTTTCTGACATTGAGTTCATCGTTTAG